TTTATTCAAGTGTTTTTTACTATTTTGAGGGGATTTGAAGCTACGATCTTTTGATGGCTTGTACTATGGACTGTGGCCGGACCATGGTAGACATGGGGGTCCTCAGAAGGCCCCCTGGTGCCGTGACAGATTCTAGGCACCCTATAATTGCATTTGTGGGGCCCCGAAAGGTGGCAGCTCCCTGTGTCTAACCGCTCAGATGCCACTATTGACCacgtcacctgaggggtttgaCACTAGGAGCAGGAACCGCCACCATTGTCCATGTTGAATGCCACAGCCCTGCTTGAGGCTGGGCTCCACGGAATGGCCAGGGTGGTGCCCGGACCCCTCGCCAAGAAGGTACATGTCCTTTCTGCGCAGCTTTAGGGTGACTTTTTGTAGCACGACTGATTGTTTTTAACTATTCAACTACAGCAGCAGTCCGAATAAATGCATTCTTGTGGACTACAGCTGACATTCAATGGTTAAAATCagtcgcgctacaaaaagtcgcagtgtagcccaggcctaaAACCGCCAGACCGCAAACTGCAGCTCTGCCTCCATCATGCTACCTCTACGCCAAAACGCTGTCAGCAAATTGTGCCATGTGAACGGCCACCGATACAGTTGTCCCCTGTCGCCGTGACACACGGTCATGGCACAGTGCCACCATGTAATATTACACACATTGTGACTCACAGATGGGGTGAAGAGCCTTCTCCTCTATACAGAAGGCTTTATGGGCAATATAGACCAGCTCTTACCACACAAAAGCGATGGGGGCAAAGCCACAACAACCAGCTTGTCATATTTCCCCATATGAAGACTGCCATGAATCTATGGACACGTCTGTGACCTCTGATGCCCAGTCCTGTTTTCAGCCTTTGTTGCCCCGAGGCGTTGATGTCTCTAGTGCCTCGTCCTCCTGCCTCTCGGTGGTGGATCTTCTCACTACTTCCGGTATGACGTGCCTTCACACCTACTGTGCCCGTCTGAAGTGCCTGTCTCTCCATAGTCTTGCTTCAAGGCCTTTGAAAAGGTTACACAGCGATTTACAGGAGATccacctataggtggcactagagagacatcattcttccttctggaggagagccagtttgcatacttttttttccagGAGCCTGTGAGATTAGCTGGATCTCTGCAAGCAGAACCAGTACCCTCAAAAGAAAAACTAGACATAGGACAAGACTATGATGTGTACACTGTGTTTTATTGTGAAAATCAAGACCCTAATAAGAAAGAGAGGACACAACTGTCAACATATATGTATGTAAGATGCTGGAAAACCTTCAGCCAAAGAGGCACACCGTACCAGATGCCATGCGGTGCTTATACTCATACAAGACATAGGAGGCCGGTGGGAAATtcccgctcatctctagtttcccTGGCACAGTGTGTATGGTGACTCCCTTGCTGAGGCCCTCTAACAACTTGTTGAGCATACGCTGGGCAAGGTATCTCTTGGCGTAGCTAGGATCGGCTTCAATGTTGGCATAAACGTCTGGAGGCGGGTTTGGGATTTTCCACTCTAGCTCACCGATAAGTTGATTTATCTTTCCCTTGTCCAGGGAGACTGGGTTCTCACTATAACTCAGCACCACCTGAGTACCACATTCTCCCCGAACAGAGATGTAGCTTCCCTTCACCAAGACCCCTCCTGCCTTATCTACTGGTGAACGAGAGATCATCACTGCCCAGCGTAGCCAGTCATAATTTTTCTCCAGCATCTTCAGTATGCCCAATGCTTTTTCTTCATCTGTTAATGACTCATGAAGAGGCAAATACTTCTCAACATCCTCCTGGGCTTGCTCCTTGAAGTATGCAGCACAATCTCTAGAGGTGTCCTCCATTCTCTTATACAAAGCAGACATTTTGTCCGTCCATCTGCCCATCATGAGCTGGGTGTCTCTTCCTGTGAGAGATCCATGGACAAAAAGGCAAAGCAGGCCAGTGGCTAATACAAAGTTCACCTGCTGGCAGAAGGCAATCATCTCCCAGCGGCGTGGGTGGTGGTCTCTTATGACCTGCTGTAGTAGAGTGACATGGTCTGCCAGGACGGAGACTCCGAGAAGTCGATTGTACAGTGCATTCAGCTGTCTATCGATCTTGTAGTCGTACACATATTGGATGAACACCTCCTTCTCTTTCTCTTTGTAAGACTTTCCTGCCCGGACAATGGCAGCCAGCTGCTGGTACACAACTACGATGTCATCCTCACACCTGGTGACATTAGAGTCTCTCATCAAGCCCTTTCCAATTGCCAGCTGCCGGTCAATAGACTCCAAAGTCTTCCTGACAAACTCGATTTCCTCTGTTGTTGCAGAGTCATTCACCTGAGCCACCAGCCCCAGAACCACTGAGTTTATTGTCTGGAGAAATCCCACCGATTCCCATGCCTTAGTGAATAAAGTCATGACGACGTCCAATGTTCGGGTGAGCCTTCACAGAAAACAGAAAATATCATGAAAACATGTAATAATCAAAATAACACAGTATGGTATCATTACTCATTCAGTGAGTGATTGATTCGATGGCTTCCTCACTGAGAAAAAGTATTTACCCGAAGATTCAATGGAAAGATGCACAGTGAAGAAAAGACAGTGGAACTGCAGTTGTCCTAGATATAACATGTTAGTGACCAATTCTCGGTATCAGTACCGGATGTTTAAACTGGCAGTGCCACAAACAAGAGTCTGCATCACCAGGTGAAATATGCAATCTGCAGCAGAAGATACTAACCTATCCTATTCCTCAtccacatctcacctgtctgcatggactacatctatataaccatgataTAGACCTCccctgtctacagtcctcatccacatctcacctgtctgtatggactacatctatataaccatgttatagacctcacctgtctacagtcctcatccacatctcacctgtctgtatggactacatctatataaccatgataTAGACCTCccctgtctacagtcctcatccacatctcacctgtctgtatggactacatctatataaccatgatatagacctcacctgtctacagtccccatctacatctcacctgtctgcaTTGACTACATCTATATcatcataatatacacctcacctgtctacagtccccatctacatctcacctgtctgcatggactacatctatataaccatgttatacacctcacctgtctacagtcctcatctacatctcacctgtctgtatgaactacatctatataaccatgttatacacctcacctgtctacagtcctcatctacatctcacTTGTCTGTATGAACTACATCTATATCACCATGATATagacctcacctgtctacagtcctcatctacatctcacctgtctgtatgaactacatctatataaccatgttatacacctcacctgtctacagtcctcatctacatctcacTTGTCTGTATGGACTCTACATCTATATTACCATGTtatacacctcacctgtctacagtcctcatccacatctcacctgtctgtatggactacatctatatcaccatgatatacacctcacctgtctacagtcctcatccacatctcacctgtctgtatggactacatctatatcaCCATGTTATgcacctcacctgtctacagtcctcatccacatctcacctctctgtatggactacatctatataaccatgataTACACCTCACCTGACTACAGTCCTTatctacatctcacctgtctgtatggactacatctatataactaTGATATActacctcacctgtctacagtcctcatctacatctcacctgtctgcatggactacatctatataaccatgttatacaccTCACCGGTCTACAGTCAtcatctacatctcacctgtctgtatgaactacatctatataaccatgttatacacctcacctgtgtacagtcctcatctacatctcacctgtctgtatggactacatctatataaccatgttatacacctcacctgtctacagtcctcatctacatctcacctgtctgcatggactacatctatataaccatgttatacacctcacctgtgtacagtcctcatccacatctcacctgtctgtatggactacatctatataaccatgttatacacctcacctgtctacagtccttatctacatctcacctgtctgcatggactacatctatataaccatgttatacacctcacctgtgtacagtcctcatctacatctcacctgtctgcatggactacatctatataaccatgttatacacctcacctgtctacagtcctcatccaCATCTCACCTCTCTGTATTGaatacatctatataaccatgataTACACCTCACCTGACTACAGTCCTCAtccacatctcacctgtctgtatggactacatctatatcaccatgatatacacctcacctgtctacagtcctcatccacatctcacctctctgtatggactacatctatataaccatgataTACACCTCACCTGACTACAGTCCTTatctacatctcacctgtctgtatggactacatctatataactatgatatacacctcacctgtctacagtcctcatctacatctcacctgtctgcatggactacatctatataaccatgttatacaccTCACCGGTCTACAGTCAtcatctacatctcacctgtctgtatgaactacatctatataaccatgttatacacctcacctgtgtacagtcctcatctacatctcacctgtctgtatggactacatctatataaccatgttatacacctcacctgtctacagtcctcatctacatctcacctgtctgcatggactacatctatataaccatgttatacacctcacctgtgtacagtcctcatccacatctcacctgtctgtatggactacatctatataaccatgttatacacctcacctgtctacagtcctcatctacatctcacctgtctgtatggactacatctatataaccatgttatacacctcacctgtctacagtcctcatctacatctcacctgtctgtatggactatatctatataaccatgttatacacctcacctgtctacagtcctcatctacatctcacctgtctgtatggactacatctatataaccatgatatacacctctcctgtctacagtcctcatctacatctcacctgtctgtatggactacatctatataaccatgatatacacctcacctgactacagtcctcatctacatctcacctgtctgtatggactacatctatataactatgatatacacctcacctgtctacagtcctcatctacatctcacctgtctgcatggactacatctatataaccatgttatacacctcacctgtctacagtcctcatctacatctcaccagtctgtatggactacatctatataaccatgttatacatcTCACCTGTGTACAGTCCTCAtccacatctcacctgtctgtatggactacatctatataaccatgttatacacctcacctgtctacagtcctcatctacatctcacctgtctgtatggactacatctatataaccatgttatacactTCACCTGTGTACAGTCCTCAtccacatctcacctgtctgtatggactacatctatataaccatgttatacacctcacctgtctacagtcctcatctacgtctcacctgtctgtatggactacatctatataaccatgatatacacctcacctgtctacagtcctcatccacatctcacctgtctgtatggactacatctatatcaccatgatatacacctcacctgtctacagtcctcatctacatctcacctgtctgtatggactacatctatataactatgatatacacctcacctgtctacagtcctcatctacatctcacctgtctgcatggactacatctatataaccatgttatacacctcacctgtctacagtcctcatctacatctcaccagtctgtatggactacatctatataaccatgttatacatcTCACCTGTGTACAGTCCTCAtccacatctcacctgtctgtatggactacatctatataaccatgttatacacctcacctgtctacagtcctcatctacatctcacctgtctgtatggactacatctatataatcATGATATagacctcacctgtctacagtcctcatccacatctcacctgtctgtatggactacatctatataaccatgttatacaccttacctgtctacagtcctcatctacatctcacctgtctgtatagACTATATCTATATAATCATGATATAGACCTCccctgtctacagtcctcatctacatctcacctgtctgtgtGGACcacatctatataaccatgatatagacctcacctgtctacagtcctcatctacatctcacctgtctgtatggactacatctatataaccatgttatagacctcacctgtctacagttctcatctacatctcacctgtctgcatggactacatctatataaccatgttatacacctcacctgtctacagtcctcatctacatctcaccagtctgtatggactacatctatataaccatgttatacatcTCACCTGTGTACAGTCCTCAtccacatctcacctgtctgtatggactacatctatataaccatgttatacacctcacctgtctacagtcctcatctacatctcacctgtctgtatggactacatctatataaccatgttatacacctcacctgtgtacagtcctcatccacatctcacctgtctgtatggactacatctatataaccatgttatacacctcacctgtctacagtcctcatctacatctcacctgtctgtatggactacatctatataaccatgatatacacctcacctgtctacagtccttatctacatctcacctgtctgtatggactacatctatataactatgatatacacctcacctgtctacagtcctcatctacatctcacctgtctgcatggactacatctatataaccatgttatacacctcacctgtctacagtcctcatctacatctcaccagtctgtatggactacatctatataaccatgttatacatcTCACCTGTGTACAGTCCTCAtccacatctcacctgtctgtatggactacatctatataaccatgttatacacctcacctgtctacagtcctcatctacatctcacctgtctgtatagACTACATCTAAAAAATCATGATATagacctcacctgtctacagtcctcatctacatctcacctgtctgtatggactacatctatataaccatgatatacacctcacctgtctacaatcctcatctacatctcacctgtctgtatggactacatctatataaccacaatatacacctcacctgtctacagtactcatctacatctcacctgtctgtatggactacatctatatatctatgttatagacctcacctgtctacagtcctcatccacatctcacctgtctgtatggactacatctatataaccatgttatacacctcaccggtctacagtcctcatctacatctcacctgtctgtatggactacatctatataaccatgataTAGACCTCccctgtctacagtcctcatccacatctcacctgtctgtatggactacatctatataaccatgttatacacctcacctgtctacagtccttatctacatctcacctgtctgcatggactacatctatataaccatgttatacacctcacctgtgtacagtcctcatctacatctcacctgtctgtatggactacatctatatcaCCATGTTATagacctcacctgtctacagtcctcatccacatctcacctgtctgtatggactacatctatataaccatgatatagacctcacctgtctacagtcaTCATCTACATCTCACCAGTCTgcatggactacatctatatcaccatgttatacacctcacctgtctacagtcatcatccacatctcacctgtctgtatggactacatctatataaccatgatGTAAACCTCACCTGACTACAGTCCTCAtccacatctcacctgtctgtatggactacatctatataactatgatatacacctcacctgtctacagtcctcatctacatctcacctgtctgcatggactacatctatataaccatgttatacaccTCACCGGTCTACAGTCAtcatctacatctcacctgtctgtatgaactacatctatataaccatgttatacacctcacctgtgtacagtcctcatctacatctcacctgtctgtatggactacatctatataaccatgttatacacctcacctgtctacagtcctcatctacatctcacctgtctgtatggactacatctatataaccatgttatacacctcacctgtctacagtcctcatctacatctcacctgtctgtatggactatatctatataaccatgttatacacctcacctgtctacagtcctcatctacatctcacctgtctgtatggactacatctatataaccatgatatacacctctcctgtctacagtcctcatctacatctcacctgtctgtatggactacatctatataaccatgatatacacctcacctgactacagtcctcatctacatctcacctgtctgtatggactacatctatataactatgatatacacctcacctgtctacagtcctcatctacatctcacctgtctgcatggactacatctatataaccatgttatacacctcacctgtctacagtcctcatctacatctcaccagtctgtatggactacatctatataaccatgttatacatcTCACCTGTGTACAGTCCTCAtccacatctcacctgtctgtatggactacatctatataaccatgttatacacctcacctgtctacagtcctcatctacatctcacctgtctgtatggactacattTATATAACCATGTAATACACTTCACCTGTGTACAGTCCTCAtccacatctcacctgtctgtatggactacatctatataaccatgttatacacctcacctgtctacagtcctcatctacgtctcacctgtctgtatggactacatctatataaccatgatatacacctcacctgtctacagtcctcatccacatctcacctgtctgtatggactacatctatatcaccatgatatacacctcacctgtctacagtcctcatctacatctcacctgtctgtatggactacatctatataaccatgatatacacctcacctgtctacagtcctcatctacatctcacctgtctgtatggactacatctatataactatgatatacacctcacctgtctacagtcctcatctacatctcaccagtctgtatggactacatctatataaccatgttatacatcTCACCTGTGTACAGTCCTCAtccacatctcacctgtctgtatggactacatctatataaccatgttatacacctcacctgtctacagtcctcatctacatctcacctgtctgtatggactacatctatataatcATGATATagacctcacctgtctacagtcctcatccacatctcacctgtctgtatggactacatctatataaccatgttatacaccttacctgtctacagtcctcatctacatctcacctgtctgtatagACTATATCTATATAATCATGATATAGACCTCccctgtctacagtcctcatctacatctcacctgtctgtgtGGACcacatctatataaccatgatatagacctcacctgtctacagtcctcttctacatctcacctgtctgtatggactacatctatataaccatgttatagacctcacctgtctacagttctcatctacatctcacctgtctgcatggactacatctatataaccatgttatacacctcacctgtctacagtcctcatctacatctcaccagtctgtatggactacatctatataaccatgttatacatcTCACCTGTGTACAGTCCTCAtccacatctcacctgtctgtatggactacatctatataaccatgttatacacctcacctgtctacagtcctcatctacatctcacctgtctgtatggactacatctatataaccatgttatacacctcacctgtgtacagtcctcatccacatctcacctgtctgtatggactacatctatataaccatgttatacacctcacctgtctacagtcctcatctacatctcacctgtctgtatggactacatctatataaccatgatatacacctcacctgtctacagtccttatctacatctcacctgtctgtatggactacatctatataactatgatatacacctcacctgtctacagtcctcatctacatctcacctgtctgcatggactacatctatataaccatgttatacacctcacctgtctacagtcctcatctacatctcaccagtctgtatggactacatctatataaccatgttatacatcTCACCTGTGTACAGTCCTCAtccacatctcacctgtctgtatggactacatctatataaccatgttatacacctcacctgtctacagtcctcatctacatctcacctgtctgtatagACTACATCTATATAATCATGATATagacctcacctgtctacagtcctcatctacatctcacctgtctgtgtGGACcacatctatataaccatgatatacacctcacctgtctacaatcctcatctacatctcacctgtctgtatggactacatctatataaccacaatatacacctcacctgtctacagtactcatctacatctcacctgtctgtatggactacatctatatatctatgttatagacctcacctgtctacagtcctcatccacatctcacctgtctgtatggactacatctatataaccatgttatacacctcaccggtctacagtcctcatctacatctcacctgtctgtatggactacatctatataaccatgataTAGACCTCCCCTGTCTACAGTCAtcatctacatctcacctgtctgtatggactacatctatatcaCCATGTTATagacctcacctgtctacagtcctcatccacatctcacctgtctgtatggactacatctatataaccatgatatagacctcacctgtctacagtcaTCATCTACATCTCACCAGTCTgcatggactacatctatatcaccatgttatacacctcacctgtctacagtcatcatccacatctcacctgtctgtatggactacatctatataaccatgatGTAAACCTCACCTGACTACAGTCCTCAtccacatctcacctgtctgtatggactacatctatatcaCCATGTTATagacctcacctgtctacagtcctcatccacatctcacctgtctgtatggactacatctatataaccatgatataaACCTCACCTGACTACAGTCCTCAtccacatctcacctgtctgtatggactacatctatataaccatgttatagacctcacctgtctacagtcctcatccacatctcacctgtctgtatggactacatctatataaccatgatataaACCTCACCTGACTACAGTCCTCAtccacatctcacctgtctgtatggactacatctatataaccatgatatagacctcacctgtctacagtcctcatccacatctcacctgtctgtatggactacatctatataaccatgatataaACATCACCTGACTACAGTCCTCATCCACATCTtacctgtctgtatggactacatctatataaccatgatatagacctcacctgtctacagtcctcatctacatctcacctgtctgtatggactacatctatataaccatgatatagacctcacctgtctacatgtctgtgaaggttttatccaggtcatggtatatctgtaaagaataaatcaaggcaactggacttaatgtagatttcttgaaaacgtttcactcgttcttccaacgagctttctcaattctgagtgactgtacaaaaattctgggaataaatatgtaactgaatcataTTTATCATAATCATGATATACACCTCACCTGACTACAGTCCCTATGCACAgctcacctgtctacagtcccTATGCACAGCTCACCTGACTACAGTCCCTATGCACAgctcacctgtctacagtcccTATGCACAgctcacctgtctacagtcccTATGCACAgctcacctgtctacagtcccTATGcacacctcacc
This is a stretch of genomic DNA from Bufo gargarizans isolate SCDJY-AF-19 chromosome 3, ASM1485885v1, whole genome shotgun sequence. It encodes these proteins:
- the LOC122933281 gene encoding uncharacterized protein LOC122933281; translation: MTLFTKAWESVGFLQTINSVVLGLVAQVNDSATTEEIEFVRKTLESIDRQLAIGKGLMRDSNVTRCEDDIVVVYQQLAAIVRAGKSYKEKEKEVFIQYVYDYKIDRQLNALYNRLLGVSVLADHVTLLQQVIRDHHPRRWEMIAFCQQVNFVLATGLLCLFVHGSLTGRDTQLMMGRWTDKMSALYKRMEDTSRDCAAYFKEQAQEDVEKYLPLHESLTDEEKALGILKMLEKNYDWLRWAVMISRSPVDKAGGVLVKGSYISVRGECGTQVVLSYSENPVSLDKGKINQLIGELEWKIPNPPPDVYANIEADPSYAKRYLAQRMLNKLLEGLSKGVTIHTVPGKLEMSGNFPPASYVLYEYKHRMASGTVCLFG